One genomic region from Candidatus Methylomirabilota bacterium encodes:
- the rpsF gene encoding 30S ribosomal protein S6, which yields MSALHLYDVMVIIDPRLTEEEVAQLTSRLQESVSGLGGEAVSTENWGKRRLAFEIAKQREGTYVLLQTRAEPSVMREYERQLRLNESVLRFMTIRVVERRRKVGAEPPAETAPSPEATVEEVG from the coding sequence GTGAGTGCGCTGCATCTCTACGATGTGATGGTGATCATCGATCCGCGTCTGACCGAGGAAGAAGTCGCCCAGCTGACGAGCCGGCTCCAGGAGTCCGTGAGCGGGCTCGGGGGTGAGGCCGTGTCGACGGAGAACTGGGGCAAGCGGCGGCTCGCGTTCGAGATCGCGAAGCAGCGAGAGGGTACGTACGTCCTGCTCCAAACGCGAGCGGAGCCATCGGTCATGCGTGAGTACGAGCGGCAGCTCAGGCTCAACGAGTCCGTCCTCCGTTTCATGACGATCCGGGTGGTGGAGCGGCGCCGGAAGGTCGGGGCCGAGCCCCCCGCCGAGACGGCACCCAGTCCGGAGGCGACGGTCGAGGAGGTCGGTTGA